Proteins found in one Rhodovulum sp. MB263 genomic segment:
- the metA gene encoding homoserine O-succinyltransferase produces MPIKIPSDLPAYDVLSREGVMVMGEDEASRQDIRPLKIALLNLMPKKIQTETQFARLIGATPLQIELSLVRMTEHKTRNTAAEHMEAFYRPFADVADSGEKFDGFLITGAPIEHLPFTEVTYWDELTRVFDWTQSHVHSTFGVCWGGMAMIYHFHGVQKHILPAKAFGCFRHRNLAPASPYLRGFSDDCVIPVSRWTEMRQNEIDAAPGLVTLLGSDESGPCLVEDAGHRALYIFNHFEYDSDTLKQEYDRDVANGTPINVPQNYYPADDPTRPPQNRWRSHAHLLYGNWINLMYQTTPFELNRIGTL; encoded by the coding sequence ATGCCCATCAAGATCCCGTCCGACCTTCCCGCCTATGACGTGCTGTCGCGCGAGGGGGTGATGGTGATGGGCGAGGATGAGGCCTCGCGTCAGGACATAAGGCCGCTGAAGATCGCGCTTCTGAACCTGATGCCGAAAAAGATCCAGACCGAAACCCAGTTCGCGCGGCTGATCGGCGCGACGCCCCTTCAGATCGAGCTGAGCCTGGTGCGGATGACCGAGCACAAGACCAGGAACACCGCCGCCGAGCATATGGAGGCTTTCTATCGCCCCTTCGCCGACGTCGCCGACAGCGGCGAGAAATTCGACGGCTTCCTCATCACCGGCGCCCCGATCGAGCATCTGCCCTTCACCGAGGTCACCTATTGGGACGAGCTGACCCGGGTCTTCGACTGGACCCAGAGCCATGTGCATTCGACCTTCGGCGTCTGCTGGGGCGGAATGGCGATGATCTACCATTTCCACGGCGTCCAGAAGCATATCCTGCCCGCCAAGGCCTTCGGCTGCTTCCGGCATCGTAACCTGGCGCCGGCCTCGCCCTATCTGCGCGGCTTCTCGGATGATTGCGTCATTCCCGTCAGCCGCTGGACCGAGATGCGGCAGAACGAGATCGACGCGGCACCCGGGCTGGTGACACTGCTTGGCAGCGACGAAAGCGGCCCCTGCCTGGTCGAGGATGCAGGCCATCGCGCGCTCTATATCTTCAACCATTTCGAATATGACAGCGACACCCTGAAACAGGAATACGACCGCGACGTGGCCAATGGCACGCCGATCAACGTGCCGCAGAACTACTATCCGGCCGACGACCCGACGCGGCCGCCGCAGAACCGCTGGCGCAGCCATGCGCATCTTCTTTACGGCAACTGGATCAACCTGATGTACCAGACCACGCCGTTCGAACTGAACCGGATCGGGACGCTCTGA
- a CDS encoding alpha/beta fold hydrolase produces MAEDYAPTGRLIEIEGRRVHAHQEGSGPDVILLHGAGGNTRDFTFDLLDRLSGAFRVTAFDRPGLGHTDPLHPNGESPAEQAAVLEAASRRLGLGPAVLVGHSFGGAVALAWALDHPERAAAIVSLAGAAMPWPGGLGPYYELVSSDFGSMFMVPLISAFVPRFVAEQTIARIFEPDPVPEGYGAHIGIALSLRPETLRANTRQVNGLKPHICAMAERYDELTMPIEILHGTADRIVPIEVHSRPLAERLANVHLTELDGIGHMPHHADPEAAVAAIRRAAERAGLHPGA; encoded by the coding sequence ATGGCCGAGGATTATGCGCCGACCGGACGGCTGATCGAGATCGAGGGGCGCCGGGTCCATGCCCATCAGGAGGGCAGCGGGCCCGATGTGATCCTGCTGCATGGCGCGGGGGGCAATACCCGCGATTTCACCTTCGATCTGCTCGACCGGCTGTCAGGCGCGTTCCGCGTCACCGCCTTCGACCGGCCCGGGCTCGGCCATACCGACCCGCTGCACCCCAATGGCGAAAGCCCGGCCGAACAGGCCGCGGTGCTGGAAGCCGCCAGCCGCAGGCTTGGGCTTGGCCCGGCGGTTCTGGTCGGCCATTCCTTCGGCGGCGCGGTGGCGCTGGCCTGGGCGCTCGACCATCCCGAGCGGGCCGCGGCCATCGTCTCGCTTGCGGGCGCGGCAATGCCCTGGCCGGGCGGGCTCGGCCCCTATTACGAACTGGTCTCGTCGGATTTCGGCTCGATGTTCATGGTGCCGTTGATCTCGGCCTTCGTTCCGCGCTTCGTCGCCGAGCAGACCATCGCCCGGATCTTCGAGCCCGATCCGGTGCCCGAGGGCTATGGCGCGCATATCGGCATCGCGCTCAGCCTGCGCCCCGAGACGCTGCGCGCCAATACGCGCCAGGTGAACGGGCTCAAGCCCCATATCTGCGCCATGGCCGAACGCTATGACGAATTGACGATGCCGATCGAGATCCTGCATGGCACCGCCGACCGCATCGTGCCGATCGAGGTGCATTCCCGGCCGCTGGCCGAGCGGCTGGCCAATGTGCATCTGACCGAACTGGACGGCATCGGTCACATGCCGCATCATGCCGACCCCGAGGCCGCGGTCGCCGCGATCCGGCGGGCTGCGGAACGGGCCGGATTGCACCCGGGCGCCTGA
- the ppk2 gene encoding polyphosphate kinase 2: MTDLPFDGAITRYYRNGAPDDIREAIADGHKHDILDQSYPHDRRLDSDTYSDELKALQIELAKLQADVKATGKRIAVLFEGRDAAGKGGTIRRFRKNMNPRIARQVALPAPSDREKSEWYFQRYVEHLPAGGEIVLFDRSWYNRAVVEHVFDFCTREERERFFGQLPDFERMLVDEGILLIKFWLNVGRAEQLRRFLKRERDPLKQWKLSRIDVEGLSRWDAYSAAIRETFARSHNGHAPWTVIRSDDKRRARLAAIRHVLSLVDYKGRSDKVVTAPDPLICGGPEIWTP; encoded by the coding sequence ATGACAGATCTTCCCTTCGACGGCGCCATTACCCGCTATTACCGAAACGGGGCCCCCGATGACATTCGCGAGGCCATCGCCGATGGCCACAAGCACGACATCCTGGACCAGAGCTATCCCCATGACCGGCGACTCGACAGCGACACCTATTCCGACGAGCTGAAGGCGCTGCAGATCGAGCTGGCAAAGCTGCAGGCCGATGTGAAGGCCACGGGCAAGCGCATCGCGGTGCTGTTCGAGGGGCGCGACGCCGCCGGCAAGGGCGGCACCATCCGGCGCTTCCGCAAGAATATGAACCCGCGCATCGCCCGGCAGGTGGCCCTGCCCGCGCCCTCGGACCGCGAGAAAAGCGAATGGTATTTCCAGCGCTATGTCGAGCATCTGCCCGCTGGCGGCGAGATCGTGCTGTTCGACCGGTCCTGGTACAACCGCGCCGTGGTCGAGCATGTCTTCGATTTCTGCACCAGGGAAGAGCGCGAACGCTTCTTCGGCCAATTGCCGGATTTCGAGCGGATGCTGGTCGACGAGGGCATCCTGCTGATCAAGTTCTGGCTCAATGTCGGCCGCGCCGAACAGCTGCGCCGTTTCCTCAAGCGCGAGCGCGACCCGCTGAAACAGTGGAAGCTGTCCCGGATCGATGTCGAGGGCCTCAGCCGCTGGGATGCCTATTCCGCCGCGATCCGCGAGACCTTCGCCCGCAGCCATAACGGCCATGCGCCCTGGACGGTGATCCGCTCGGACGACAAGCGCCGGGCCAGGCTGGCCGCCATCCGCCACGTGCTATCGCTGGTCGATTACAAGGGCAGATCCGACAAGGTCGTGACCGCTCCCGACCCGCTGATCTGCGGCGGCCCCGAAATCTGGACGCCCTGA
- a CDS encoding ABC transporter ATP-binding protein yields the protein MKDTLGIERPIIALENVEKYYGEFHALRGISAEIRQGEFFSLLGPSGCGKTTLLRTIAGFEELSGGRLTIDGKDMRRVPANVRPTNMVFQSYAIFPHLSVAENVGFGLRREPLSKAQKAAKVAEALEMVGLRGFGARAAHALSGGQRQRVALARALILEPKVLLLDEPLSALDKKMREQMQTELRRLQRQVGITFILVTHDQEEALIMSDRIAVMFEGQIAQLDTPQQLYRRPNTRQVGEFIGVMNFLPATARVGDEDHIEVEAAGLGRAVIGPDQLPGGWHPGQTQSVGIRPETMSILFPGETTDRRVATGTVEDLSYYGDMTYYVVRLDGVDRPMTISMKNLVGRPVLERGTAARVAWDARSLVLFA from the coding sequence GTGAAAGACACGCTGGGCATCGAACGCCCCATCATCGCGCTTGAGAATGTCGAGAAATATTACGGCGAGTTTCACGCCCTGCGCGGCATCTCGGCAGAGATCCGGCAGGGCGAGTTCTTCTCGTTGCTGGGGCCGTCGGGCTGCGGCAAGACCACGCTTCTGCGCACCATCGCGGGTTTCGAGGAACTGTCTGGCGGGCGGCTGACGATCGACGGCAAGGACATGAGGCGCGTGCCTGCCAATGTGCGGCCCACCAACATGGTGTTCCAGTCCTACGCGATCTTCCCGCATCTGAGCGTGGCCGAGAATGTGGGCTTCGGGCTGCGGCGCGAGCCCCTGAGCAAGGCGCAGAAGGCCGCGAAGGTGGCCGAGGCGCTGGAGATGGTCGGGCTGAGGGGCTTTGGCGCGCGCGCGGCCCATGCGCTTTCGGGCGGGCAGCGTCAGCGGGTGGCGCTGGCGCGGGCGCTGATCCTCGAGCCCAAGGTGCTTTTGCTCGACGAGCCGCTCTCGGCGCTCGACAAGAAGATGCGCGAGCAGATGCAGACCGAACTGCGCCGGTTGCAGCGGCAGGTGGGCATCACCTTCATTCTGGTGACGCATGACCAGGAAGAGGCGCTGATCATGTCCGACCGGATCGCCGTGATGTTCGAGGGCCAGATCGCCCAGCTCGACACGCCGCAACAGCTTTACCGGCGGCCCAACACGCGTCAGGTGGGCGAATTCATCGGCGTGATGAACTTCCTGCCCGCGACCGCCCGGGTCGGCGACGAGGATCATATCGAGGTCGAGGCGGCCGGGCTTGGCCGTGCGGTGATCGGCCCCGATCAGCTGCCCGGCGGCTGGCATCCGGGCCAGACCCAGAGCGTGGGCATCCGCCCCGAGACCATGTCGATCCTGTTTCCCGGCGAGACCACCGACCGCCGCGTCGCGACCGGCACGGTCGAGGATCTGTCCTATTACGGCGACATGACCTATTACGTGGTGCGGCTCGACGGGGTCGACCGGCCGATGACGATCTCGATGAAGAACCTTGTCGGGCGCCCGGTCCTCGAGCGCGGCACCGCGGCCCGGGTGGCCTGGGACGCGCGCTCGCTGGTGCTGTTCGCCTGA
- a CDS encoding ABC transporter permease has product MKGLRLYAIFYLIFLYAPIALLPVFAFNDGTVIAFPLRGFTFEWFRELMTIPALHTAVLNSLIIAVSSAVIATCLGICAARAGTRFAFPGKKGILGLIMLPLVLPEIIVAVSLLVVLLQLGLPLGSWTVVLGHVLMCTPFSIAILNSAFQSLDVSLEEAAIDLGESRWSSFRLITLPLVMPGIVSSLLIAFTISLDEFIIAFFLTGTNPTLPVYIWGQLRFPQKIPVIMALGTLLVLTSVILLTVAEYVRRRGAARTGKADAGGFL; this is encoded by the coding sequence ATGAAGGGGCTCCGGCTTTACGCGATCTTCTATCTGATCTTCCTTTACGCGCCTATCGCGCTGCTGCCGGTCTTTGCCTTCAATGACGGCACGGTGATCGCCTTTCCGCTGAGGGGTTTCACGTTCGAGTGGTTCCGCGAGCTGATGACCATCCCGGCGCTGCATACGGCGGTGCTGAACAGCCTGATCATCGCGGTCTCCTCGGCGGTGATCGCCACCTGCCTCGGGATCTGCGCGGCGCGGGCCGGCACGCGATTTGCCTTTCCGGGCAAGAAGGGCATCCTGGGGTTGATCATGCTGCCGCTGGTGCTGCCCGAGATCATCGTGGCGGTCTCGCTTCTGGTGGTGCTGCTGCAACTGGGCCTGCCGCTCGGATCCTGGACGGTGGTGCTGGGCCATGTGCTCATGTGCACGCCGTTTTCCATCGCGATCCTGAACTCGGCCTTCCAGAGCCTCGACGTCTCGCTCGAAGAGGCCGCGATCGATCTCGGCGAGAGCCGCTGGTCGAGTTTCCGCCTCATCACGCTGCCGCTGGTGATGCCGGGCATCGTCTCGTCTCTGCTGATCGCCTTCACGATCTCTCTGGACGAATTCATCATCGCCTTCTTCCTGACCGGCACCAACCCGACCCTGCCGGTCTATATCTGGGGACAGCTTCGCTTCCCGCAGAAGATTCCCGTGATCATGGCGCTCGGCACGCTGCTTGTGCTGACCTCGGTGATCCTGCTGACCGTTGCCGAATATGTCCGCCGCCGGGGCGCCGCGCGCACCGGGAAGGCCGATGCCGGAGGATTCCTGTGA
- a CDS encoding ABC transporter permease, producing MIKIKAWPRLGRSEAAQGYFLVAPPFLYALLLLAVPLAAIVLFSFWSQDYLTLDTTLTLKNYREAFSDPLYSQLLLRSLLISLAVTAATVLAAFPIAYFISFSVPPSQKSMWIFLITIPFWSSYLMRVFLWKVILGYNGVLNTTLSGLGIIDEPLSFILYNANAVVITLAHAYAPFAILPIFVALEKIDRSLLEASRDLGESRAMTFLRVTLPLAMPGVVAAVLIVFIPTIGDYVTPRLVGGPDGLMIANMIQTQFLKLNNAPMGAALAVLAMAMVTAVAVLFLVLNRRYLRGQK from the coding sequence ATGATCAAGATCAAGGCTTGGCCCCGGCTGGGCCGAAGCGAGGCGGCACAGGGGTATTTCCTGGTGGCGCCGCCCTTCCTTTATGCGCTGCTGCTGCTGGCGGTGCCGCTTGCCGCGATCGTTCTGTTCAGCTTCTGGAGCCAGGATTACCTGACGCTCGATACCACGCTGACGCTCAAGAACTACCGCGAGGCCTTTTCCGACCCGCTTTACAGCCAGCTTCTGCTGCGCTCGCTTCTGATCTCGCTGGCGGTGACCGCGGCAACCGTGCTGGCCGCCTTTCCCATCGCCTATTTCATCTCGTTCAGCGTGCCGCCCTCGCAGAAGTCGATGTGGATCTTCCTGATCACCATCCCGTTCTGGTCGTCCTATCTGATGCGGGTGTTTCTGTGGAAGGTGATCCTTGGCTATAACGGCGTGCTCAACACCACGCTGAGCGGGCTGGGGATCATCGACGAACCGCTGAGCTTCATCCTCTATAACGCCAATGCGGTGGTGATCACCCTGGCCCATGCCTATGCGCCCTTCGCGATCCTGCCGATCTTCGTCGCGCTCGAGAAGATCGACCGCTCGCTTCTCGAGGCCAGCCGCGATCTGGGCGAGAGCCGGGCGATGACCTTCCTGAGGGTGACGCTGCCGCTGGCGATGCCGGGGGTGGTGGCGGCGGTGCTGATCGTCTTCATTCCGACCATCGGCGATTACGTGACGCCCCGGCTGGTGGGCGGGCCGGACGGGCTGATGATCGCCAACATGATCCAGACCCAGTTCCTGAAACTCAACAACGCGCCGATGGGGGCCGCGCTGGCGGTGCTGGCCATGGCGATGGTGACGGCGGTCGCGGTGCTGTTCCTGGTGCTGAACCGTCGCTACCTGAGGGGTCAGAAATGA
- a CDS encoding NAD(P)-dependent oxidoreductase: MARVAFLGLGVMGFPMAGHLAAAGHEVAVYNRTAAKAEDWVARHGGRAAPTPAEAALGAEFVMACVGNDDDLRAVCTGESGAFAGMEAGAVFVDHTTVSAMVTKEMAALAETRDIGFVDAPVSGGQAGAEGGQLVIMCGGSEAAYGKAEPLMAAYAKLSRLMGASGAGQLTKMVNQICIAGLVQGLSEGLHFAEKAGLDGRAVVEVIGGGAAGSWQMTNRCQTMLEDEFDHGFAVDWMRKDLAICLATAERTGASLPVTALVDQFYKDVQNLGGGRWDTSSLIRRLRTMG, encoded by the coding sequence ATGGCACGGGTTGCATTTCTGGGCCTTGGGGTGATGGGCTTTCCCATGGCGGGGCATCTCGCCGCAGCGGGCCATGAGGTTGCCGTTTACAACCGGACAGCTGCCAAGGCCGAGGACTGGGTCGCGCGTCATGGCGGCCGCGCGGCGCCCACCCCGGCCGAGGCGGCGCTGGGGGCGGAGTTCGTGATGGCCTGCGTCGGCAATGACGACGATCTGCGCGCGGTCTGTACAGGCGAGAGCGGTGCCTTTGCGGGGATGGAGGCGGGGGCGGTTTTCGTCGATCACACCACCGTCTCGGCGATGGTGACCAAGGAAATGGCCGCGCTGGCCGAGACCCGCGATATCGGCTTTGTGGATGCGCCGGTGTCGGGCGGGCAGGCGGGCGCCGAGGGCGGCCAGCTTGTCATCATGTGCGGCGGATCCGAGGCGGCCTATGGCAAGGCCGAGCCGTTGATGGCCGCCTATGCCAAGCTTTCCAGGCTTATGGGCGCCAGCGGTGCCGGGCAGCTGACCAAGATGGTCAACCAGATCTGCATCGCGGGGCTGGTGCAGGGGCTGTCGGAAGGGTTGCATTTCGCCGAGAAGGCGGGGCTTGACGGGCGCGCCGTGGTCGAGGTGATCGGGGGCGGCGCGGCCGGAAGCTGGCAGATGACGAACCGCTGTCAGACCATGCTGGAGGATGAATTCGACCATGGCTTCGCGGTCGACTGGATGCGCAAGGATCTGGCCATCTGCCTGGCCACTGCCGAGCGGACCGGTGCCAGCCTGCCGGTCACGGCGCTGGTCGATCAGTTCTACAAGGACGTCCAGAACCTTGGCGGCGGGCGTTGGGATACGTCGAGCCTGATCAGGCGTTTGCGGACGATGGGCTGA
- a CDS encoding penicillin acylase family protein — protein MPHLFRWLLRIFTAVVILAGLGIGGVYYLASRSLPDYNGTHEVEGLSAPAEIVRDHSSVPHIFGKTDEDVFFGLGYAHAQDRLWQMTVLRRTAQGRLSELFGARTLKIDELMRRLDIYRLAQDSVEAQDPQTLAALEAYSRGVNAWIETVNTEARGRGAPEFFLFRPEVAYWQPADSIALVKLMGVRLSSHLDAELLRARVSLLMEPERVRDILPDAPGPGLAALPDYADLAPGVVPSSAPLARYAEGPLSPFAGPDFAGASNAWAAAPKRSAAGGTLLANDPHLGFSAPSIWYLARLELSTGGVIGGTIPGIPTILSGRSAKLGWGLTTSYLDDQDVFLEQLNPDNPQEYRTPDGFRPFETRRSIIKVADAEPVTITLRWTENGPVLPGSHYDLASITPPGHVASLGWTLLNGADTSISAAMQVMRSQSVDEAIEAGRFFIAPSLNLTLADADSIALQMIGAMPRRMADNQSQGRLPQPGWKEENRWQGWLNYAANPSFRDPASGILGNTNNKLVDRPFPLHVSFDWGDSQRIQRWKRLMETRKVHTRESFIEAQLDTVSFTARSLLPLVGRDLWFTGAPAPAGSPERLRQRALELLAGWNGEMNEHLPEPLIYAAWMRFLQRDLIEDDLGPLARAFAHVDPLFIERVFRDIDGASIWCDIRQSAPIETCTEIARKSLDEALLYLSETYGGSLESLRWGQAHQAWHDHPVLGETPLLKWIVNIRQPTSGGDNTLNRGLTKGTDPFPFASLHGAGYRAVYDFADPDSSVFIISTGQSGHPLSRHYDDLGELWRRGEYIPMTLDPALARAAAVGITTLVPKSR, from the coding sequence ATGCCCCATCTCTTCCGCTGGCTGTTGCGGATCTTCACCGCCGTCGTCATCCTCGCCGGTCTGGGCATCGGCGGGGTCTATTATCTCGCCTCGCGCTCGCTGCCCGATTACAACGGCACCCATGAGGTCGAGGGCCTGAGCGCCCCGGCCGAGATCGTGCGCGACCATAGCAGCGTGCCGCATATCTTCGGCAAGACCGACGAGGACGTCTTCTTCGGACTGGGCTATGCCCATGCACAGGACCGGCTCTGGCAGATGACGGTGCTGCGCCGGACGGCACAGGGCCGCCTGTCCGAACTGTTCGGAGCCCGGACGCTGAAGATCGACGAGCTGATGCGGCGGCTCGATATCTATCGTCTCGCGCAGGACTCGGTCGAGGCCCAGGACCCGCAGACCCTGGCCGCGCTCGAAGCCTATTCCCGCGGCGTCAATGCCTGGATCGAGACCGTCAATACCGAGGCCCGCGGCCGTGGCGCGCCCGAGTTCTTCCTGTTCCGGCCGGAAGTCGCCTATTGGCAGCCGGCCGACTCGATCGCGCTGGTCAAGTTGATGGGCGTGCGGCTGTCCTCGCATCTCGATGCCGAGCTGCTGCGGGCCCGGGTCTCTCTGCTGATGGAGCCCGAGCGGGTGAGGGACATCCTGCCCGACGCGCCCGGACCGGGGCTGGCGGCCCTGCCCGATTATGCCGATCTCGCCCCCGGAGTCGTGCCCTCCTCGGCGCCGCTGGCGCGCTATGCCGAAGGCCCGCTCTCGCCTTTCGCCGGACCGGACTTCGCCGGCGCCTCGAATGCCTGGGCCGCCGCCCCGAAACGCTCGGCCGCGGGCGGCACGCTTCTGGCCAACGATCCGCATCTGGGCTTTTCCGCGCCCTCGATCTGGTATCTCGCGCGGCTCGAGCTGTCGACCGGAGGCGTGATCGGCGGCACCATCCCCGGCATTCCGACGATCCTTTCCGGCCGCTCGGCCAAGCTCGGATGGGGGCTCACCACCTCCTATCTCGACGATCAGGACGTGTTCCTCGAACAGCTGAACCCTGACAATCCGCAGGAATACCGGACGCCCGACGGCTTCCGGCCCTTCGAGACCCGGCGCAGCATCATCAAGGTCGCCGATGCCGAGCCGGTCACCATCACGCTGCGCTGGACCGAGAACGGGCCGGTGCTGCCCGGCAGCCATTACGACCTGGCCTCGATCACCCCGCCCGGCCATGTGGCGTCGCTGGGCTGGACGCTGCTGAACGGCGCCGATACCTCGATCAGCGCGGCGATGCAGGTCATGCGCTCGCAAAGCGTCGACGAGGCGATCGAAGCCGGCCGGTTCTTCATCGCGCCCTCGCTGAACCTGACCCTGGCCGATGCCGACAGCATCGCATTGCAAATGATCGGGGCCATGCCCCGGCGGATGGCAGACAACCAGAGCCAGGGCCGCCTGCCCCAGCCGGGCTGGAAGGAAGAAAACCGCTGGCAGGGCTGGCTGAACTATGCCGCCAATCCCAGCTTCCGCGACCCAGCAAGCGGCATTCTGGGCAATACCAACAACAAGCTGGTCGACCGGCCGTTTCCGCTTCATGTCAGCTTCGACTGGGGTGACAGCCAGCGGATCCAGCGCTGGAAGCGGCTGATGGAGACCCGCAAGGTCCATACCCGCGAGAGCTTCATCGAGGCCCAGCTCGACACCGTCTCCTTCACCGCGCGCTCGCTGCTGCCTCTGGTCGGCAGGGATCTGTGGTTCACCGGCGCGCCCGCGCCCGCAGGCAGCCCCGAAAGGCTGCGCCAGCGCGCGCTGGAACTGCTGGCCGGCTGGAACGGCGAGATGAACGAGCATCTGCCCGAGCCGCTGATCTATGCCGCCTGGATGCGCTTTCTTCAGCGCGACCTGATCGAGGACGATCTCGGACCGCTCGCGCGGGCCTTCGCCCATGTCGACCCCCTGTTCATCGAGCGGGTGTTCCGTGACATCGACGGCGCCTCGATCTGGTGCGATATCCGCCAGTCGGCCCCGATCGAGACCTGCACCGAGATCGCCCGCAAGTCGCTCGACGAGGCGCTGCTGTATCTCTCCGAGACCTATGGCGGATCGCTCGAATCGCTGCGCTGGGGGCAGGCGCATCAGGCCTGGCACGACCATCCGGTGCTGGGCGAGACGCCGTTGCTGAAATGGATCGTGAACATCCGCCAGCCGACCTCGGGCGGGGACAACACGCTCAACCGGGGCCTGACCAAGGGCACCGATCCCTTCCCCTTCGCCAGTCTGCATGGCGCGGGCTATCGCGCGGTCTACGATTTCGCCGATCCAGACAGCTCGGTCTTCATCATCTCGACCGGCCAGTCGGGCCATCCGCTGAGCCGTCATTACGACGATCTGGGCGAGCTCTGGCGTCGGGGCGAATATATCCCGATGACGCTCGACCCCGCCCTTGCCCGCGCCGCCGCAGTCGGCATCACCACACTGGTGCCGAAATCCCGCTGA